Proteins found in one Miscanthus floridulus cultivar M001 chromosome 4, ASM1932011v1, whole genome shotgun sequence genomic segment:
- the LOC136551412 gene encoding uncharacterized protein isoform X2, with translation MSESDGKPGHKLSLADSRAVMLAFFLALGADARLPASAEQPDAYSALVRAILSAVAVTASPTPRVSCTITVSHAVTNPHNTLHGGAVAAVAEAVGMACARAAAGDREMFLGELSTAYLAAARCDVILLKWMLKRRY, from the exons atgTCGGAGTCGGACGGGAAACCGGGGCATAAGCTGTCGCTGGCGGACTCCCGGGCGGTGATGCTAGCATTCTTCCTCGCCCTAGGCGCCGACGCGCGCCTCCCGGCCTCGGCCGAGCAGCCCGACGCCTACTCCGCGCTCGTCCGCGCCATCCTCTCCGCGGTTGCCGTCACCGCCTCCCCGACCCCGCGGGTCTCCTGCACCATCACCGTCTCACACGCCGTGACC AACCCGCACAACACGCTCCACGGGGGCGCGGTGGCGGCCGTGGCCGAGGCCGTCGGGATGGCATGCGCGCGGGCAGCCGCCGGGGATCGGGAGATGTTCCTCGGCGAGCTTAGCACCGCGTACCTAGCTGCAGCGCGATGCGATGTGATCTT